One Oncorhynchus nerka isolate Pitt River linkage group LG5, Oner_Uvic_2.0, whole genome shotgun sequence genomic window carries:
- the LOC115123631 gene encoding integral membrane protein GPR180-like: MYPLMFTLTAYLLCIPATFGKTVSGVFKSDAAREQNGQYITQFMYNVGRGLVVCRLENAPLATEKESRLLFFPEMEDGFDIDNLSCHERLSKAQLSIRLSEEEHNQSIPHLHSPTAWMALYADRYTCGEGGIIPAHEDLTFTILLFNPDSAGNPLEHFSAEEAGLHSFYCLLILAYFVASCIYIQPLWMALRKGGPMQTVLKVLSTALALQGISALLNYIHLARYARDGVGIPIMGSLAEFCDMVSQVSMLYMLLSLCVGWTLSKNRKPQSRPLQWDSSPASKALAMGGVVTQGALLLWEQYEETEHHSYHAQRSIAGLLLISLRIILALLLASVLYTIISTERSALKRDFYLSFAKGCFIWFLCHPVLVLLSVVFNEHQREKVVTIGVILCQAISVVILYQLFLSRSLYWEVSSLSSVSLPLTMSRGGRGRY; the protein is encoded by the exons ATGTATCCGTTAATGTTCACACTTACAGCCTATTTACTATGCATTCCAGCTACATTTGGAAAAACTGTGTCGGGAGTTTTCAAGAGCGATGCAGCCAGAGAGCAGAATggacaatacatcacacaattcATGTACAACG TGGGTAGGGGTCTGGTGGTGTGCAGGCTGGAGAATGCTCCcctggccacggagaaggagtcCAGACTGCTATTCTTCCCGGAGATGGAGGACGGCTTTGACATCGACAACCTCAGCTGCCACGAGCGCCTCTCCAAGGCACAGCTCTCCa tcCGTCTGAGTGAGGAGGAGCACAACCAGAGCATCCCCCACCTTCACTCCCCCACGGCCTGGATGGCGCTGTATGCAGACCGCTACACCTGTGGGGAGGGGGGCATCATCCCTGCCCATGAGGACCTGACCTTCACCATCCTGCTGTTCAACCCTGACTCGGCAGGCAACCCCCTGGAACACTTCAGCGCTGAGGAGGCAG GCCTGCATAGTTTCTACTGTCTGCTGATCCTGGCCTACTTTGTGGCATCCTGTATCTACATTCAGCCTCTGTGGATGGCCCTGAGAAAGGGTGGGCCCATGCAAACGGTGCTGAAGGTGCTCTCCACAGCCTTGGCCCTACAGGGGATCTCTGCCCTCTTAAACTACATCCACCTGGCCAG GTATGCCAGGGATGGAGTGGGCATTCCTATCATGGGCAGCTTGGCAGAGT TCTGTGACATGGTATCCCAGGTGTCCATGCTGTACATGCTGCTGAGTCTGTGTGTGGGCTGGACCCTGAGCAAGAACAGGAAGCCCCAGAGCAGACCTCTCCAGTGGGACTCCTCTCCCGCCTCTAAAGCCCTCGCTATGGGAGGGGTCGTCACACAG GGGGCGCTACTGCTGTGGGAGCAGTATGAGGAGACGGAGCACCACAGCTACCATGCCCAGCGCAGCATAGCGGGTCTGTTACTCATATCTCTACGTATCATCCTGGCCTTGTTGCTAGCCTCTGTGCTCTACACCATCATCAGCACAGAGAGGAGCGCCCTCAAGAGAGACTTCTATCTCAGCTTCGCCAAG GGTTGTTTTATCTGGTTCCTGTGCCACCCTGTGCTGGTCCTACTCTCTGTGGTCTTCAACGAGCATCAGAGAGAAAAG GTTGTGACAATCGGTGTGATTCTATGCCAGGCTATCTCGGTGGTGATCCTCTACCAGCTTTTCCTGTCTCGTAGCTTATACTGGGAAgtatcttctctctcctctgtctcactACCCCTCACCATGTCCAGAGGGGGCCGGGGACGCTACTGA
- the LOC115125961 gene encoding sodium/myo-inositol cotransporter-like — MAPTTMEAADIVVVVMYFILVLAIGFFAMMKANRSTVSGYFLAGRSMNWAMIGASLFVSNIGSEHFIGLSGSGAASGFGVAAWEFNALLLLQLLGWVFIPVYIHSGVYTMPEYLAKRFGGRRLKVYFAALSLLLYIFTKLSVDLYSGALFIQESLGWNLYLSIILLITVTALLTVTGGLVAVIYTDTLQAFLMIGGALCLTAISLVKVGGLEGVRTKYMEARPNITAILASSNFTYIPSCHVEPKPDSLRILRGPLDKDLPWPGFLLGQTPASIWYWCADQVIVQRVLAARSISHAKGSTLMAGFLKILPMFIIVIPGMISRILFADELACISPEHCMEVCGSRAGCSNIAYPRLVMSVMPVGLRGLMMAVMIAALMSDLDSIFNSASTIFTLDIYKMARERASSRELMVVGRVFVVFMVVISIAWVPVIIEMQGGQMFYYIQEVSDYLTPPIAALFLLGVLWRRCNETGAFWGGIVGFALGATRLVLAFIYREPHCDEPDERPSFVKDVHFMYVAAGLFWISGLVAVVVSLCTPPPSIEQVRTTTFWGLRQRNTTLNIERDEEEMSKLNPQTKTHANGNGCIDKETTKDLHNGVEALSYMESPSNLQNGGHPTFSSTGMAVNQEKPWVVCCGVGGEKGRCVRVLEWFCGFKEEPAKTRPRSAEEEERLLQEMLQETPRTRLILNMGLVLVCSVGVFLFIYFSL; from the coding sequence ATGGCTCCCACCACCATGGAGGCGGCGGACATCGTTGTTGTGGTCATGTACTTCATACTGGTCCTTGCCATTGGCTTCTTCGCCATGATGAAAGCCAATCGGAGCACTGTGAGCGGTTACTTCCTGGCCGGCCGATCAATGAACTGGGCTATGATTGGTGCCTCTCTGTTCGTCAGCAACATTGGCAGCGAGCATTTCATTGGCCTTTCAGGGTCCGGGGCGGCCAGCGGGTTCGGAGTCGCCGCATGGGAGTTCAATGCCCTCCTGCTCCTCCAGCTCCTGGGCTGGGTGTTCATCCCTGTTTACATCCACTCTGGGGTCTACACAATGCCTGAGTACCTGGCCAAGCGCTTCGGCGGCCGACGGCTCAAGGTCTActtcgctgctctctctctgctgctctacaTCTTCACCAAGCTCTCTGtggacctgtactctggagcgctCTTCATCCAGGAGTCACTGGGCTGGAACCTCTATCTgtccatcatcctcctcatcaccGTGACCGCGCTGCTGACTGTCACAGGGGGCCTGGTTGCGGTCATCTACACCGACACCCTCCAGGCGTTCCTGATGATTGGCGGCGCGCTATGCCTAACCGCCATTAGCCTGGTAAAAGTGGGTGGCCTGGAAGGGGTGCGGACTAAGTACATGGAAGCCAGACCGAACATCACAGCGATATTAGCATCCTCCAACTTCACCTATATCCCCTCCTGCCACGTGGAGCCCAAGCCCGACTCCCTGCGCATCCTAAGGGGCCCGCTGGACAAGGATCTCCCCTGGCCGGGCTTCCTCCTTGGCCAGACCCCGGCCTCCATCTGGTACTGGTGTGCCGACCAGGTCATCGTCCAGCGGGTGCTAGCCGCACGGAGCATCTCCCACGCTAAAGGCTCCACACTGATGGCCGGCTTCCTCAAGATCCTGCCCATGTTCATCATCGTCATTCCCGGGATGATCTCCCGCATCCTGTTTGCAGATGAGCTGGCGTGTATCAGCCCAGAACACTGCATGGAGGTGTGTGGATCCAGGGCCGGGTGCTCTAACATCGCCTACCCCCGCCTGGTGATGTCCGTTATGCCGGTGGGTCTGCGTGGCCTGATGATGGCGGTGATGATCGCAGCGCTCATGAGCGACCTGGACTCCATCTTCAACTCCGCCAGCACCATCTTCACCTTGGACATTTACAAAATGGCGCGGGAGCGGGCGTCGTCGAGGGAGCTGATGGTGGTGGGACGTGTGTTCGTGGTGTTCATGGTGGTTATCAGCATCGCCTGGGTTCCTGTCATCATCGAGATGCAGGGAGGCCAGATGTTCTACTACATCCAGGAAGTGTCTGATTACCTGACCCCACCCATCGCTGCCCTATTCCTGCTGGGCGTCCTATGGCGGCGCTGCAATGAGACTGGTGCGTTCTGGGGTGGCATAGTGGGGTTCGCGTTGGGCGCCACGAGACTGGTGCTTGCGTTCATCTACAGAGAGCCCCACTGCGACGAGCCGGACGAGCGGCCGTCTTTTGTCAAGGACGTTCATTTCATGTACGTGGCAGCCGGGCTGTTCTGGATCTCAGGCCTGGTGGCTGTGGTGGTTAGCCTCTGCACCCCTCCACCGAGCATAGAGCAAGTCCGCACCACTACCTTCTGGGGGCTACGCCAAAGAAACACAACCCTAAACatagagagagacgaggaggagaTGAGCAAGCTGAACCCCCAAACTAAGACCCATGCCAATGGGAATGGCTGCATAGACAAGGAGACGACCAAAGACCTCCATAATGGGGTGGAGGCTTTATCCTATATGGAGTCTCCATCTAATCTCCAAAATGGCGGCCACCCGACCTTTTCAAGCACCGGAATGGCGGTAAACCAAGAAAAGCCTTGGGTGGTCTGCTGTGGAGtaggaggggagaaagggaggtgTGTGAGGGTTCTAGAGTGGTTCTGTGGGTTTAAGGAGGAGCCGGCTAAGACCCGGCCCAGATCAGccgaggaggaagagagacttTTGCAGGAGATGCTCCAGGAGACCCCCAGAACCAGACTCATCCTCAACATGGGCCTGGTGCTGGTCTGCTCTGTGGGGGTGTTCCTCTTCATCTACTTCTCTCTGTAG